In a genomic window of Nodosilinea sp. E11:
- a CDS encoding IS630 family transposase, translated as MALVDPRYEWTYLYGFVHPTTGDTEWLILPRVNSDWFNQALATFADQVGAGPHKRILLVIDGAGWHTCKDLVIPDGIHLEVLPPYSPELQPAERLWRLADEPLVNRCFDALSDLEDVLEARCRTLLSMQSEIKALTNYHWWPA; from the coding sequence TTGGCCCTGGTTGACCCACGCTATGAGTGGACGTACCTCTACGGGTTTGTTCATCCCACGACCGGCGATACCGAGTGGCTGATTCTGCCTCGGGTGAATAGCGATTGGTTTAACCAAGCCCTAGCCACCTTTGCAGATCAAGTCGGGGCTGGCCCTCACAAGCGGATTTTGTTGGTCATCGATGGGGCCGGATGGCACACCTGCAAAGACCTGGTGATACCCGACGGCATCCATCTAGAGGTCTTGCCGCCTTACTCACCCGAGTTACAGCCGGCAGAACGGCTCTGGCGACTCGCCGATGAGCCCTTAGTCAATCGCTGCTTTGACGCCCTCAGTGATCTCGAAGATGTCCTTGAGGCCCGCTGCCGCACTCTGCTGTCGATGCAATCCGAGATTAAGGCCCTAACTAACTATCATTGGTGGCCCGCATGA
- a CDS encoding winged helix-turn-helix domain-containing protein: MPRPLHLEPHFSADELKARYRASVDPVESRRWHLLWLVHTQTTLTDAAKAVGFHYDYARVVVKDYNRDGADGLRNRRKDQRPQQSRSLLNPKQLEALEARLQSPPDDDGVWSGPKVARVIAEVTGVTKVWPQRGWDYLKRLEQSLQVPRPRHRKGDPEAQEAFKKTPGA, translated from the coding sequence ATGCCTAGACCCCTCCATCTCGAACCTCATTTTTCAGCCGACGAGCTTAAAGCGCGTTATCGAGCTAGCGTTGACCCGGTCGAGTCTCGACGTTGGCATCTGCTGTGGCTGGTTCACACACAAACGACGCTGACTGATGCCGCTAAAGCTGTGGGCTTTCACTACGACTACGCCCGAGTTGTCGTGAAAGATTACAACCGTGATGGCGCTGATGGGCTGCGCAATCGCCGCAAAGACCAGCGACCGCAACAGTCACGGAGTCTGCTCAACCCCAAGCAGCTCGAAGCCTTGGAAGCTCGATTGCAATCGCCCCCGGACGATGACGGGGTCTGGAGTGGGCCCAAGGTGGCGCGCGTCATCGCTGAGGTCACTGGGGTAACGAAGGTCTGGCCCCAGCGAGGGTGGGACTATCTCAAGCGCTTGGAGCAATCGCTGCAAGTGCCTCGTCCTCGGCATCGCAAAGGTGATCCGGAAGCCCAAGAGGCGTTTAAAAAAACTCCCGGAGCGTAA